One window of Roseisolibacter agri genomic DNA carries:
- a CDS encoding Ig-like domain-containing protein translates to MPRRIVFAAAVAALAAACGDPTAPRCSISLDRLPSDLVVAGTSVQAVARASCDRGQPTLRWSISDTTVATVDANGKVTGRTPGDAVLTAETVGGGAVRASTRVHVEPPYDVIITPRRYDLLPRFRQAFNLSVVPTELTPPGFPSTVDIRSSDSCVAIVDAQGFVSAGRAGTATLSVRLTAAPGVRDSVPVVVAIPTNGRTFVVGFTDAATGATVDPRALRGRVTVLVNFLYPNTGGRIEIRLGGRVAQSLLLAPPQVPGAVVARLPVTIDVDARDATTGARRFAEGAQTLEAALVVPDQPGLPGCPVINLGDVDAQQVTLIAS, encoded by the coding sequence GTGCCCCGTCGCATCGTCTTCGCCGCCGCCGTCGCGGCCCTCGCCGCCGCCTGCGGCGATCCCACCGCGCCGCGCTGCAGCATCTCGCTCGACCGGCTGCCGTCGGACCTCGTCGTCGCGGGGACCAGCGTGCAGGCCGTCGCGCGCGCGAGCTGCGACCGCGGCCAGCCCACGCTGCGCTGGTCGATCAGCGACACGACCGTCGCCACCGTCGACGCGAACGGGAAGGTCACGGGCCGCACGCCCGGCGACGCGGTGCTGACGGCGGAGACGGTGGGCGGCGGCGCGGTGCGCGCGTCGACGCGGGTGCACGTCGAGCCGCCGTACGACGTCATCATCACGCCGCGCCGCTACGACCTGCTGCCGCGCTTCCGGCAGGCGTTCAACCTCTCCGTCGTCCCGACCGAGCTCACGCCGCCCGGCTTCCCGTCGACGGTCGACATCCGCTCCAGCGACTCGTGCGTCGCCATCGTGGACGCGCAGGGCTTCGTGAGCGCGGGGCGCGCGGGCACCGCGACGCTGTCGGTGCGGCTGACCGCCGCGCCGGGCGTGCGCGACTCGGTGCCCGTGGTCGTCGCGATCCCCACCAACGGCCGCACGTTCGTCGTCGGCTTCACCGACGCGGCCACCGGCGCCACCGTCGATCCGCGCGCGCTGCGCGGGCGCGTGACGGTGCTGGTGAACTTCCTCTATCCCAACACGGGCGGGCGCATCGAGATCCGTCTCGGCGGACGCGTCGCGCAGTCGCTGCTGCTCGCGCCGCCGCAGGTGCCGGGCGCCGTGGTCGCGCGGCTGCCGGTCACGATCGACGTCGACGCGCGCGACGCGACGACGGGCGCGCGGCGCTTCGCCGAGGGTGCGCAGACCCTCGAGGCGGCGCTCGTCGTCCCCGACCAGCCCGGGCTTCCCGGCTGCCCGGTGATCAACCTCGGCGACGTCGACGCGCAGCAGGTGACGCTGATCGCCAGCTGA
- the ypfJ gene encoding KPN_02809 family neutral zinc metallopeptidase, with translation MRWTPGSDRGNLEDRRGQSMGAGGGGGALVGLLASIVGRKFGIVGVLIVLVVGALFSGGMFGGGGGSTTTSGGEVARGASAPVQQSAAEAQLVDFVTYVLNDAQDNWEEILPRAAGTPYRDARLVLYRDAVQTGCGNAPSAVGPFYCPNDERVYIDLSFYEELQRKYGAPGDFAQAYVLAHEIGHHVQHVVGTDARVRQLQQSRPEAANPLSVRMELQADCYAGVWAYSVKGEGKLDPGDAEEALAAASAVGDDRLQQRARGQVNPDSFTHGTAQQRSQWFQRGFQSGDPRSCDTFSGGV, from the coding sequence ATGCGCTGGACACCTGGATCCGACCGCGGGAACCTCGAGGATCGCCGCGGCCAGAGCATGGGCGCGGGCGGTGGCGGCGGCGCGCTCGTCGGCCTGCTGGCGTCGATCGTCGGCCGCAAGTTCGGCATCGTCGGCGTGCTGATCGTGCTCGTCGTGGGGGCGCTGTTCAGCGGCGGCATGTTCGGCGGCGGTGGCGGCAGCACCACGACGTCGGGCGGCGAGGTGGCGCGCGGCGCCAGCGCCCCGGTCCAGCAGTCGGCGGCCGAGGCGCAGCTGGTGGACTTCGTGACCTACGTGCTGAACGACGCGCAGGACAACTGGGAGGAGATCCTGCCGCGCGCCGCCGGCACGCCCTACCGCGATGCGCGCCTCGTCCTCTACCGCGACGCGGTGCAGACGGGCTGCGGCAACGCGCCGAGCGCGGTCGGGCCGTTCTACTGCCCGAACGACGAGCGCGTGTACATCGATCTGAGCTTCTACGAGGAGCTGCAGCGCAAGTACGGCGCGCCGGGCGACTTCGCGCAGGCGTACGTGCTCGCGCACGAGATCGGGCACCACGTGCAGCACGTCGTCGGCACGGACGCGCGCGTGCGCCAGCTGCAGCAGTCGCGGCCCGAGGCGGCGAACCCGCTGTCGGTGCGCATGGAGCTGCAGGCGGACTGCTACGCGGGCGTGTGGGCCTACTCGGTGAAGGGCGAGGGGAAGCTCGATCCGGGCGACGCCGAGGAGGCGCTGGCGGCGGCGAGCGCCGTCGGCGACGACCGGCTGCAGCAGCGCGCACGCGGGCAGGTGAACCCGGACTCGTTCACGCACGGCACCGCGCAGCAGCGCAGCCAGTGGTTCCAGCGCGGCTTCCAGAGCGGCGATCCGCGGAGCTGCGACACGTTCAGCGGCGGCGTCTGA
- a CDS encoding glycosyltransferase family 4 protein yields MIRRPPDSLRIALVCDWYAPRVGGIETHVGALAQQLAAAGHAVDALTATPHACRGAGAAAAVGVVRLDVPLLPGVEVTPALGRAARALRAALRDGAYDLVHCHVSVFAPLAMLAAREAGALGIPCVVTHHSVLGGATRAFAAADRVLGWSRWGALHTAVSPRVAAEVQAAAPALDVRVLPNAIHPDRWRTVRGRGRVDDEVRVVSAMRLARRKRPLALIEAVAAVVAALPPGRRLRVRIAGDGPQRPAVERAVRRAGLQEVVTLAGWQSPARLRALYADADAFVLPSLLESFGLAALEARCAGLPVLAMRDAGPAGFVRHEVEGLLAADDADLAAQLLRLVTDDRLRTAIARHNRATRPAETWDAVLAEHEAVYAAASAAVRAGLGAPVRAPLLRGPFSALQAGPARARVRR; encoded by the coding sequence GTGATCCGTCGTCCACCCGACTCCCTGCGCATCGCGCTGGTGTGCGACTGGTACGCCCCGCGCGTCGGGGGCATCGAGACCCACGTGGGCGCGCTGGCGCAGCAGCTGGCCGCGGCCGGCCACGCCGTGGACGCGCTCACCGCCACGCCGCACGCCTGCCGCGGCGCGGGGGCGGCCGCCGCCGTGGGCGTCGTGCGGCTCGACGTGCCGCTCCTGCCCGGAGTCGAGGTCACGCCCGCGCTCGGGCGCGCCGCCCGCGCGCTGCGGGCGGCGCTGCGCGACGGCGCGTACGACCTCGTGCACTGCCACGTCAGCGTCTTCGCGCCGCTGGCCATGCTCGCCGCGCGCGAGGCCGGCGCGCTCGGCATCCCCTGCGTGGTGACGCATCACTCGGTCCTCGGCGGCGCCACGCGCGCGTTCGCCGCGGCCGACCGCGTGCTCGGCTGGTCGCGCTGGGGGGCGCTGCACACGGCCGTCAGCCCCCGCGTGGCGGCCGAGGTGCAGGCGGCGGCGCCGGCGCTCGACGTGCGCGTGCTGCCGAACGCCATCCACCCCGACCGCTGGCGCACGGTGCGCGGCCGCGGCCGCGTGGACGACGAGGTGCGCGTCGTCTCCGCGATGCGGCTGGCGCGCCGCAAGCGCCCGCTCGCCCTGATCGAGGCGGTGGCCGCGGTGGTCGCGGCGCTCCCGCCCGGGCGCCGGCTGCGCGTCCGCATCGCGGGCGACGGCCCGCAGCGCCCCGCGGTCGAGCGCGCGGTGCGGCGCGCCGGGCTGCAGGAGGTCGTGACGCTGGCGGGGTGGCAGTCGCCCGCGCGGCTGCGCGCGCTCTACGCCGACGCCGACGCGTTCGTCCTGCCGTCGCTGCTGGAGTCGTTCGGGCTGGCGGCGCTCGAGGCGCGCTGCGCGGGGCTGCCGGTGCTCGCGATGCGCGACGCGGGGCCGGCGGGCTTCGTGCGGCACGAGGTGGAGGGGCTGCTGGCCGCGGACGACGCGGACCTCGCCGCGCAGCTGCTGCGCCTGGTGACCGACGACCGGCTGCGCACCGCGATCGCCCGCCACAACCGCGCGACGCGCCCGGCGGAGACGTGGGACGCGGTGCTGGCGGAGCACGAGGCGGTGTACGCGGCGGCGTCCGCGGCGGTGCGTGCGGGGCTGGGTGCGCCGGTGCGCGCCCCGCTGCTTCGCGGTCCGTTTTCTGCCCTGCAGGCGGGCCCGGCGCGCGCTCGCGTGCGCCGCTGA
- a CDS encoding CBS domain-containing protein gives MACVRDLLARKGGALVTVTGTTTVLDASTLMVERGIGGVVVLDDEGRLAGIFTERDVLRRVVAVRLDPAQTLVRDVMTAPVLTVLPETALEECQATMTERRIRHLPVLGPTGLAGLVSSGDVLAYTVAERQDTIQQLESYVYSVR, from the coding sequence ATGGCCTGCGTTCGCGATCTGCTCGCCCGCAAGGGGGGCGCGCTCGTCACCGTCACCGGCACGACCACGGTCCTCGACGCCAGCACGCTGATGGTGGAGCGTGGGATCGGCGGCGTGGTGGTGCTGGACGACGAGGGGCGGCTCGCCGGCATCTTCACCGAGCGCGACGTGCTGCGGCGCGTGGTGGCGGTCCGCCTCGATCCCGCCCAGACGCTCGTGCGCGACGTGATGACGGCGCCGGTGCTGACGGTCCTGCCCGAGACGGCGCTGGAGGAGTGTCAGGCGACGATGACGGAGCGCCGGATCCGCCACCTGCCGGTGCTGGGTCCGACGGGGCTCGCCGGGCTGGTGAGCTCGGGCGACGTCCTGGCCTACACGGTGGCCGAGCGGCAGGACACGATCCAGCAGCTGGAGAGCTACGTGTACTCCGTGCGCTGA